In a single window of the Leptospira sanjuanensis genome:
- a CDS encoding DUF1145 domain-containing protein: MNPLLQAAKIVSAFFWIVFGADLFGFIQMGEPLDFLIKVVGFGTLAVHLMEIAYFWLTFKHKSTNPALDALQILVFGVFHMIPLRNKQA, from the coding sequence ATGAACCCACTCTTACAAGCCGCAAAAATCGTATCCGCATTCTTCTGGATCGTCTTCGGAGCCGATCTATTCGGTTTTATTCAAATGGGAGAACCTCTGGACTTTTTGATCAAGGTGGTCGGATTCGGAACTCTCGCAGTACATTTGATGGAGATCGCTTACTTCTGGCTCACCTTCAAACATAAATCGACTAACCCGGCGTTAGACGCTCTTCAGATTCTTGTCTTCGGAGTCTTTCACATGATTCCTCTCCGAAACAAACAAGCTTAG